One stretch of Eretmochelys imbricata isolate rEreImb1 chromosome 1, rEreImb1.hap1, whole genome shotgun sequence DNA includes these proteins:
- the MB gene encoding myoglobin, protein MGLSDDEWNHVLGIWAKVEPDLSAHGQEVIIRLFQLHPETQERFAKFKNLTTIDALKSSEEVKKHGTTVLTALGRILKQKNNHEQELKPLAESHATKHKIPVKYLEFICEIIVKVIAEKHPSDFGADSQAAMKKALELFRNDMASKYKEFGFHG, encoded by the exons ATGGGGCTCAGTGATGACGAATGGAACCATGTCCTGGGCATCTGGGCGAAGGTGGAACCAGACCTCTCGGCCCATGGACAGGAAGTTATAATCAG ACTCTTTCAGCTTCACCCCGAGACCCAGGAACGCTTTGCCAAGTTCAAAAACCTGACGACGATCGATGCGCTGAAGAGCTCAGAAGAAGTGAAGAAGCACGGTACCACTGTCCTTACCGCCCTGGGCAGGATCCTGAAGCAGAAGAACAATCATGAACAGGAGCTGAAGCCACTGGCAGAGAGCCATGCCACCAAGCATAAAATCCCTGTCAAGTACTTGGAG TTCATTTGTGAAATCATTGTCAAGGTCATTGCTGAGAAGCATCCCTCGGACTTTGGGGCCGATTCCCAGGCTGCAATGAAGAAGGCCTTGGAGCTGTTCCGAAATGATATGGCCAGCAAGTACAAGGAGTTCGGTTTCCATGGCTAG